A single genomic interval of Anthonomus grandis grandis chromosome 17, icAntGran1.3, whole genome shotgun sequence harbors:
- the LOC126746047 gene encoding facilitated trehalose transporter Tret1-like isoform X1, with product MHEKGIIDMFRGTAPQIVAVLGSTIGAISDGMHYGWSAPFTPILEKEDSHIKLSHSDVTWLESIYLIGGLAGLPVTIYSVDRLGRKASILLAAVISLVAWILIAIANNVIYLYIARFAVGLSGDVAFVAAPMYIAEIADRKIRGFLSGTIYVMMLVGILVVYAVGPFAPFYTCSIIGSVFVIIQLVAFPFMPDSPYYLLQRHKPEKAKRHLERLRTTGTVDKEMEEITTAVDRQRSEKGRPQDLILNKGNRKAFIIMTVLNAAQHFSSISVMLMNLHSILKEAESEYISFEIAGIMFSAFMLIAATIADFTCDKFGRKGLLICSSLLSGVSLLVLAVYFTMKNNGYDVGGISWIPIAAVMVYAGVFKFGLGIIPIVMTAELFPAKMKAIGMTMADFAYLFFGLVSVEMYQKLIEVYYLDLPFYIFASTTLLTAIFSWLYIPETKGKTLEEIQYMLKGEPIPERKPSNYIGNGLDDTSEKDIKLTEISPNNVA from the exons ATGCACGAAAAAGGCATAATCGACATGTTCCGGGGTACTGCTCCTCAGATCGTTGCCGTACTGGGCA GTACAATCGGAGCGATATCAGATGGCATGCACTACGGATGGTCGGCACCCTTCACTCCCATTCTGGAGAAGGAGGACAGCCACATCAAGCTGTCACACTCTGACGTCACCTGGCTGGAGTCCATCTATCTTATAGGCGGCCTGGCGGGCCTTCCGGTCACTATTTACTCGGTGGACCGGTTGGGGAGGAAAGCCTCTATATTGCTGGCCGCCGTCATTTCGCTCGTTGCCTGGATACTTATCGCCATCGCCAATAATGTGATATATTTGTACATTGCAAG ATTTGCCGTGGGTTTATCGGGAGACGTGGCCTTCGTGGCGGCCCCCATGTACATAGCCGAAATTGCGGACCGTAAAATCCGAGGTTTCCTCTCGGGAACCATCTACGTGATGATGCTGGTGGGCATCCTGGTGGTTTACGCCGTAGGCCCGTTCGCCCCATTCTACACCTGCTCGATCATCGGCTCGGTATTCGTCATCATTCAACTGGTGGCCTTCCCATTCATGCCCGACTCCCCTTACTACCTGCTGCAAAGGCACAAACCGGAAAAGGCGAAGAGACACCTGGAACGTTTGAGGACCACCGGCACCGTCGACAAGGAAATGGAGGAGATCACCACCGCGGTGGACCGGCAACGAAGCGAGAAGGGACGACCCCAGGACTTAATCCTGAACAAGGGCAACCGCAAAGCTTTTATCATTATGACAGTATTAAATGCCGCGCAGCATTTTAGCAGTATTAGCGTTATGCTTATGAATCTCCATTCGATCCTGAAAGAGGCCGAATCCGAGTATATCTCGTTCGAGATTGCCGGGATCATGTTTTCGGCTTTTATGCTGATTGCGGCCACGATTGCTGACTTCACGTGCGACAAGTTTGGTCGCAAAGGGTTGCTGATCTGCTCCAGTTTGTTGAGTGGGGTGAGTCTGCTGGTGCTGGCGGTGTACTTCACCATGAAGAACAACGGGTACGACGTCGGTGGGATCTCTTGGATACCTATTGCGGCCGTCATGGTGTACGCTGGGGTGTTTAAGTTCGGCCTAGGGATCATCCCTATCGTAATGACCGCCGAGCTGTTCCCTGCTAAGATGAAGGCGATAGGGATGACCATGGCGGACTTTGCTTACTTGTTCTTCGGATTGGTATCGGTCGAGATGTACCAGAAACTGATCGAGGTCTACTACTTGGATTTGCCGTTTTATATATTTGCCTCTACCACCCTTTTGACGGCGATTTTCTCGTGGTTGTACATCCCTGAAACCAAAGGGAAGACCTTGGAGGAGATCCAGTATATGCTCAAAGGGGAGCCGATCCCGGAAAGGAAGCCGAGCAACTACATCGGAAACGGATTGGATGACACTAGTGAAAAAGACATTAAACTGACTGAAATTTCGCCTAATAATGTGGCTTAA
- the LOC126746047 gene encoding facilitated trehalose transporter Tret1-like isoform X2, with product MKLWVPKVFRGAGPQFLSVFFSTIGAISDGMHYGWSAPFTPILEKEDSHIKLSHSDVTWLESIYLIGGLAGLPVTIYSVDRLGRKASILLAAVISLVAWILIAIANNVIYLYIARFAVGLSGDVAFVAAPMYIAEIADRKIRGFLSGTIYVMMLVGILVVYAVGPFAPFYTCSIIGSVFVIIQLVAFPFMPDSPYYLLQRHKPEKAKRHLERLRTTGTVDKEMEEITTAVDRQRSEKGRPQDLILNKGNRKAFIIMTVLNAAQHFSSISVMLMNLHSILKEAESEYISFEIAGIMFSAFMLIAATIADFTCDKFGRKGLLICSSLLSGVSLLVLAVYFTMKNNGYDVGGISWIPIAAVMVYAGVFKFGLGIIPIVMTAELFPAKMKAIGMTMADFAYLFFGLVSVEMYQKLIEVYYLDLPFYIFASTTLLTAIFSWLYIPETKGKTLEEIQYMLKGEPIPERKPSNYIGNGLDDTSEKDIKLTEISPNNVA from the exons ATGAAATTGTGGGTGCCGAAGGTGTTTCGTGGGGCCGGACCGCAGTTTCTGTCGGTGTTTTTCa GTACAATCGGAGCGATATCAGATGGCATGCACTACGGATGGTCGGCACCCTTCACTCCCATTCTGGAGAAGGAGGACAGCCACATCAAGCTGTCACACTCTGACGTCACCTGGCTGGAGTCCATCTATCTTATAGGCGGCCTGGCGGGCCTTCCGGTCACTATTTACTCGGTGGACCGGTTGGGGAGGAAAGCCTCTATATTGCTGGCCGCCGTCATTTCGCTCGTTGCCTGGATACTTATCGCCATCGCCAATAATGTGATATATTTGTACATTGCAAG ATTTGCCGTGGGTTTATCGGGAGACGTGGCCTTCGTGGCGGCCCCCATGTACATAGCCGAAATTGCGGACCGTAAAATCCGAGGTTTCCTCTCGGGAACCATCTACGTGATGATGCTGGTGGGCATCCTGGTGGTTTACGCCGTAGGCCCGTTCGCCCCATTCTACACCTGCTCGATCATCGGCTCGGTATTCGTCATCATTCAACTGGTGGCCTTCCCATTCATGCCCGACTCCCCTTACTACCTGCTGCAAAGGCACAAACCGGAAAAGGCGAAGAGACACCTGGAACGTTTGAGGACCACCGGCACCGTCGACAAGGAAATGGAGGAGATCACCACCGCGGTGGACCGGCAACGAAGCGAGAAGGGACGACCCCAGGACTTAATCCTGAACAAGGGCAACCGCAAAGCTTTTATCATTATGACAGTATTAAATGCCGCGCAGCATTTTAGCAGTATTAGCGTTATGCTTATGAATCTCCATTCGATCCTGAAAGAGGCCGAATCCGAGTATATCTCGTTCGAGATTGCCGGGATCATGTTTTCGGCTTTTATGCTGATTGCGGCCACGATTGCTGACTTCACGTGCGACAAGTTTGGTCGCAAAGGGTTGCTGATCTGCTCCAGTTTGTTGAGTGGGGTGAGTCTGCTGGTGCTGGCGGTGTACTTCACCATGAAGAACAACGGGTACGACGTCGGTGGGATCTCTTGGATACCTATTGCGGCCGTCATGGTGTACGCTGGGGTGTTTAAGTTCGGCCTAGGGATCATCCCTATCGTAATGACCGCCGAGCTGTTCCCTGCTAAGATGAAGGCGATAGGGATGACCATGGCGGACTTTGCTTACTTGTTCTTCGGATTGGTATCGGTCGAGATGTACCAGAAACTGATCGAGGTCTACTACTTGGATTTGCCGTTTTATATATTTGCCTCTACCACCCTTTTGACGGCGATTTTCTCGTGGTTGTACATCCCTGAAACCAAAGGGAAGACCTTGGAGGAGATCCAGTATATGCTCAAAGGGGAGCCGATCCCGGAAAGGAAGCCGAGCAACTACATCGGAAACGGATTGGATGACACTAGTGAAAAAGACATTAAACTGACTGAAATTTCGCCTAATAATGTGGCTTAA
- the LOC126746047 gene encoding facilitated trehalose transporter Tret1-like isoform X3: MLVDRGQLYAVLGSTIGAISDGMHYGWSAPFTPILEKEDSHIKLSHSDVTWLESIYLIGGLAGLPVTIYSVDRLGRKASILLAAVISLVAWILIAIANNVIYLYIARFAVGLSGDVAFVAAPMYIAEIADRKIRGFLSGTIYVMMLVGILVVYAVGPFAPFYTCSIIGSVFVIIQLVAFPFMPDSPYYLLQRHKPEKAKRHLERLRTTGTVDKEMEEITTAVDRQRSEKGRPQDLILNKGNRKAFIIMTVLNAAQHFSSISVMLMNLHSILKEAESEYISFEIAGIMFSAFMLIAATIADFTCDKFGRKGLLICSSLLSGVSLLVLAVYFTMKNNGYDVGGISWIPIAAVMVYAGVFKFGLGIIPIVMTAELFPAKMKAIGMTMADFAYLFFGLVSVEMYQKLIEVYYLDLPFYIFASTTLLTAIFSWLYIPETKGKTLEEIQYMLKGEPIPERKPSNYIGNGLDDTSEKDIKLTEISPNNVA; the protein is encoded by the exons ATGTTAGTGGATAGGGGTCAACTGTATGCCGTGCTCGGCA GTACAATCGGAGCGATATCAGATGGCATGCACTACGGATGGTCGGCACCCTTCACTCCCATTCTGGAGAAGGAGGACAGCCACATCAAGCTGTCACACTCTGACGTCACCTGGCTGGAGTCCATCTATCTTATAGGCGGCCTGGCGGGCCTTCCGGTCACTATTTACTCGGTGGACCGGTTGGGGAGGAAAGCCTCTATATTGCTGGCCGCCGTCATTTCGCTCGTTGCCTGGATACTTATCGCCATCGCCAATAATGTGATATATTTGTACATTGCAAG ATTTGCCGTGGGTTTATCGGGAGACGTGGCCTTCGTGGCGGCCCCCATGTACATAGCCGAAATTGCGGACCGTAAAATCCGAGGTTTCCTCTCGGGAACCATCTACGTGATGATGCTGGTGGGCATCCTGGTGGTTTACGCCGTAGGCCCGTTCGCCCCATTCTACACCTGCTCGATCATCGGCTCGGTATTCGTCATCATTCAACTGGTGGCCTTCCCATTCATGCCCGACTCCCCTTACTACCTGCTGCAAAGGCACAAACCGGAAAAGGCGAAGAGACACCTGGAACGTTTGAGGACCACCGGCACCGTCGACAAGGAAATGGAGGAGATCACCACCGCGGTGGACCGGCAACGAAGCGAGAAGGGACGACCCCAGGACTTAATCCTGAACAAGGGCAACCGCAAAGCTTTTATCATTATGACAGTATTAAATGCCGCGCAGCATTTTAGCAGTATTAGCGTTATGCTTATGAATCTCCATTCGATCCTGAAAGAGGCCGAATCCGAGTATATCTCGTTCGAGATTGCCGGGATCATGTTTTCGGCTTTTATGCTGATTGCGGCCACGATTGCTGACTTCACGTGCGACAAGTTTGGTCGCAAAGGGTTGCTGATCTGCTCCAGTTTGTTGAGTGGGGTGAGTCTGCTGGTGCTGGCGGTGTACTTCACCATGAAGAACAACGGGTACGACGTCGGTGGGATCTCTTGGATACCTATTGCGGCCGTCATGGTGTACGCTGGGGTGTTTAAGTTCGGCCTAGGGATCATCCCTATCGTAATGACCGCCGAGCTGTTCCCTGCTAAGATGAAGGCGATAGGGATGACCATGGCGGACTTTGCTTACTTGTTCTTCGGATTGGTATCGGTCGAGATGTACCAGAAACTGATCGAGGTCTACTACTTGGATTTGCCGTTTTATATATTTGCCTCTACCACCCTTTTGACGGCGATTTTCTCGTGGTTGTACATCCCTGAAACCAAAGGGAAGACCTTGGAGGAGATCCAGTATATGCTCAAAGGGGAGCCGATCCCGGAAAGGAAGCCGAGCAACTACATCGGAAACGGATTGGATGACACTAGTGAAAAAGACATTAAACTGACTGAAATTTCGCCTAATAATGTGGCTTAA
- the LOC126746052 gene encoding venom acid phosphatase Acph-1-like, producing MKSQILLLLLLSLQYSSQSIISSLKDTSESLVSSVKNASEALVSSVIPSLSSAEDSLKLVHVVFRHGNRNPDQNSLWTSNPYYDESNYPEGYGQLINKGKMTEYTLGQLLRFRYGNFLGNEWNINMLDVRTTDYNRTKMSGQLVLAGLFPPRGENIWNTLLNWQPIPYYYQALSNDRELMPLLCPDFQEELEAAQDLPGVDSYLLERYEVAMDILNQKTDVDPDDYDSAANMYFGMEIQEELGFPLEDWTYLVYPEPLHSLTVDMYYILTNTTRLRRLVAGGLVSKILTDSESLSQGTLTPSDRKMFIYSAHENNVAALLLSLDVYQLVDVPPYGAVVMAELHEIDGIYGIKLFYHDYTTTEPHGPLVIPGCAEFCPLDMFRSLVGEILPEGDEVCNLSA from the exons ATGAAGTCCCAGATTCTACTGCTGCTCCTCCTGAGCCTCCAGTACTCCTCACAGTCCATAATATCCTCCTTGAAAGACACTTCAGAGAGTTTGGTGTCGTCTGTAAAAAATGCTTCAGAGGCACTGGTATCATCTGTGATACCCTCACTATCATCTGCGGAAGATTCTTTGAAGCTTGTTCATGTG GTTTTTAGGCATGGTAACAGAAATCCCGATCAGAACAGCTTGTGGACAAGCAACCCTTACTACGACGAGAGCAATTATCCAGAGGGGTACGGGCAGCTGATCAAT AAAGGCAAAATGACCGAGTACACCCTCGGGCAACTCCTACGGTTCCGATATGGCAACTTCCTGGGTAACGAGTGGAACATTAACATGCTGGACGTAAGAACTACCGACTACAACCGCACCAAGATGTCTGGCCAACTGGTACTCGCCGGCCTTTTCCCCCCTAGGGGTGAAAACATCTGGAACACTCTGCTCAACTGGCAACCGATCCCTTACTACTATCAGGCGCTCAGTAACGATCGGGAACTGATGCCGTTGCTATGTCCAGATTTCCAGGAAGAGCTGGAGGCAGCTCAGGACCTGCCCGGAGTAGATTCCTACTTGCTGGAGAGATATGAGGTCGCCATGGACATTTTGAACCAGAAAACTGACGTTGATCCAGATGATTATGACTCGGCTGCCAATATGTACTTCGGAATGGAGATTCAG GAGGAACTGGGTTTCCCTCTGGAAGATTGGACCTACTTGGTTTATCCTGAACCTTTACACTCCTTAACTGTGGATATGTACTATATATTGACCAATACGACTAGGCTAAGGCGGCTGGTGGCTG GTGGTTTGGTGAGTAAGATCCTTACCGATAGCGAAAGTTTGTCCCAAGGGACCTTGACGCCCTCTGATAGGAAAATGTTCATTTACTCCGCACACGAGAACAACGTGGCCGCCCTTCTTCTTTCCCTGGACGTTTATCAGCTGGTGGATGTGCCGCCCTATGGGGCGGTAGTGATGGCGGAACTCCACGAGATCGATGGGATTTATGGCATAAAG TTGTTTTATCATGATTATACTACAACGGAGCCGCATGGACCCTTAGTGATCCCCGGATGTGCGGAGTTCTGTCCCTTGGACATGTTCAGAAGTCTCGTGGGGGAGATTCTGCCTGAGGGAGACGAGGTGTGCAACCTGAGTGCGTGA
- the LOC126746050 gene encoding facilitated trehalose transporter Tret1-like — protein sequence MKSGLIRQLVPQVVATFLGTLMAASDGMTYGWTSPMIPYFLSNQTHIEVTEKDTEWMESICLLGAATGLPFTILGVNYFGRKICMILSAVLGCCCWIALLTTNSLEVLLTARFFSGMAGDMCFVAAPMYIAEIANPSIRGFLSALIYLMMLVGILLVYSVGSLLPYVVVPSIGIGLTLCQVVFFPFMPETPYYLVYVGKKEEAKKSLIRLRGTDTNVDGEIMEIEKAVERQKTEKGRPQDLILIKSNRRALLIMLILNGMQHFVGISVILMNLHVILDEAGSVYLKSSTAAIIFAGIMLCSGTLASVIIDKFGRKKLLISSSILTGCILSTIAIYFHLKNLQYDVIFVSWIPAVSIMIYAATFKLGLGLVPIVVTAEIFPTTIKAIGMTLGDVIYVAASLISISAYTSMFHSYGMHAPFYLFTVCAFCACGFIYFFVPETKGKSLDEIQMMLKGMKPEEVRGEKQVKETVA from the exons ATGAAATCCGGATTGATTAGGCAGTTGGTGCCTCAAGTGGTCGCCACGTTTCTTG GCACTCTAATGGCGGCATCGGATGGGATGACTTATGGCTGGACCTCACCGATGATCCCCTACTTCTTAAGCAACCAGACCCACATCGAGGTGACCGAAAAAGACACCGAATGGATGGAAAGCATTTGCCTCTTGGGTGCCGCGACCGGTCTACCGTTCACCATCTTGGGCGTGAACTATTTCGGAAGAAAAATCTGTATGATCCTGTCGGCTGTACTCGGCTGTTGCTGCTGGATCGCCTTGTTGACCACCAACAGTCTGGAAGTCCTCTTGACAGCCAGATTCTTCTCTGGAATGGCTGGAGACATGTGCTTTGTGGCCGCACCGATGTACATAGCGGAAATTGCCAATCCTAGCATAAGAGGTTTCCTGTCTGCTCTCATATACTTGATGATGCTAGTGGGGATTCTGCTGGTGTATTCGGTGGGTTCCTTGTTGCCTTATGTGGTAGTACCATCGATTGGAATCGGGTTAACGCTGTGCCAAGTGGTGTTTTTCCCATTCATGCCTGAGACTCCGTACTATTTGGTTTATGTAGGAAAGAAAGAGGAGGCGAAGAAGTCCTTGATACGCTTACGTGGCACCGACACTAATGTGGACGGTGAGATCATGGAAATCGAAAAAGCGGTCGAAAGGCAGAAAACTGAAAAAGGACGTCCCCAGGACCTCATTCTGATCAAGAGCAACCGACGGGCCTTATTGATAATGCTCATCTTGAACGGGATGCAGCACTTCGTAGGAATCAGCGTCATTTTGATGAACCTCCACGTGATCCTGGATGAAGCCGGATCAGTTTACCTAAAGTCTTCTACGGCGGCCATCATATTTGCAGGGATAATGTTATGCTCCGGCACATTAGCTTCAGTGATCATCGACAAATTCGGACGTAAAAAACTGCTCATTTCCTCGAGCATATTAACCGGATGCATACTCTCCACCATAGCGATCTACTTCCACTTAAAAAATCTCCAGTATGACGTCATATTCGTTAGCTGGATCCCAGCTGTGAGCATTATGATCTACGCAGCGACCTTCAAATTGGGGCTGGGACTCGTGCCAATCGTCGTAACAGCGGAAATCTTCCCCACAACAATTAAGGCTATAGGGATGACCTTGGGTGACGTCATCTACGTCGCGGCCTCACTAATATCGATTTCCGCATACACCAGCATGTTCCACAGCTACGGAATGCACGCGCCCTTTTATTTGTTTACCGTTTGTGCGTTTTGTGCCTGCGGATTTATTTACTTCTTCGTGCCGGAGACTAAAGGGAAGAGCCTGGATGAGATCCAGATGATGCTTAAAGGGATGAAGCCTGAGGAGGTGCGAGGGGAGAAACAGGTGAAAGAAACTGTGGCTTAA
- the LOC126746049 gene encoding facilitated trehalose transporter Tret1-like produces MGFSRAFMLDMIPQVVATVLGTLMAVSDGMTYGWTSPMIPYFMSNSSHIEMSENDADWMETINLLGYAAGLPFTILSVDHLGRKISMILSALLGCLCWILLLIAEDIKLLYVSRFMAGMAGDMCFVAAPMYIAEISDYRIRGFLSSLIYFMMIVGIVVVYCTGSLAPYWVTPAVGIILTAAQSAFVIFLPESPYYYVYKNKYEKARKALRRLRAHEDLDAEMKEIQQEVEREKTEKGRPQDLVLIKSNRKALLITLLLNGAQHFVGISVFLMNLQLILEQAGSEYIESTTASIIFAVIMLLSTGAASTIIDKYGRRFLLITSSLLTGFSLLAMTIFFHLQYNNYDVAAASWIPAASVMVYAATFKVGLGLVPIVVIAEIFPTTVKALGMTLSDVMYVMAAVVSIYMYQLLSGHYGLHVPLYIFTVCSFAMVGFTLMWLPETKGKTLDEIQMMLKGELVEQKEKKKQKKIDENRV; encoded by the exons ATGGGGTTTAGTAGGGCCTTCATGTTGGACATGATCCCCCAAGTGGTTGCTACTGTACTAG GCACCCTTATGGCCGTATCGGACGGTATGACTTACGGATGGACCTCGCCGATGATCCCTTACTTCATGAGCAATTCGAGCCACATCGAAATGTCCGAAAATGACGCCGACTGGATGGAGACCATCAACTTGCTGGGTTATGCCGCCGGGCTCCCATTTACCATCCTGAGCGTGGACCATTTGGGACGAAAAATCTCCATGATTTTATCGGCTTTATTGGGATGCCTCTGCTGGATCCTGTTGCTCATAGCCGAGGACATTAAGCTGCTCTACGTATCTCGTTTCATGGCGGGAATGGCCGGTGACATGTGCTTCGTGGCCGCCCCAATGTACATCGCGGAAATCTCCGATTATCGCATCAGAGGTTTCCTCTCATCCCTCATTTATTTCATGATGATCGTGGGGATCGTGGTGGTGTATTGCACCGGCAGTTTGGCTCCTTACTGGGTCACTCCTGCCGTGGGGATTATTTTGACAGCGGCACAGTCGGCTTTTGTCATCTTCCTCCCGGAGTCTCCTTACTATTACGTGTATAAGAACAAATATGAGAAAGCTCGGAAGGCCTTAAGGAGGCTCCGTGCCCACGAGGACCTCGACGCCGAAATGAAGGAGATCCAACAGGAGGTGGAGCGGGAAAAAACGGAAAAAGGACGCCCGCAGGACCTGGTTCTGATCAAGAGCAACCGTAAGGCCTTACTGATCACTTTGCTGCTCAACGGGGCGCAGCACTTCGTAGGCATAAGCGTGTTTCTCATGAACCTTCAACTGATCCTGGAACAGGCCGGTTCTGAGTACATCGAGTCCACTACTGCCTCGATTATATTCGCGGTGATTATGCTTCTGAGCACCGGGGCGGCCTCCACCATAATCGACAAATACGGCAGGCGGTTCTTGCTGATCACTTCCAGTTTACTGACGGGGTTCTCCTTGTTGGCCATGACCATCTTCTTCCATTtgcaatataataattatgacGTCGCGGCGGCCAGTTGGATTCCTGCGGCCAGCGTCATGGTGTACGCGGCCACTTTTAAAGTCGGACTGGGGCTCGTGCCTATTGTGGTCATTGCGGAAATATTCCCCACGACGGTGAAGGCTTTGGGCATGACGCTGTCCGATGTGATGTACGTCATGGCCGCCGTGGTGTCTATTTATATGTACCAGTTGTTGTCTGGACACTATGGATTGCACGtgcccctgtatatttttacggTTTGCAGTTTCGCTATGGTGGGGTTTACGTTGATGTGGCTCCCGGAGACCAAAGGGAAGACCTTGGACGAGATCCAGATGATGCTTAAAGGGGAGTTGGTGGAGCAGAAGGAGAAGAAGAAACAGAAGAAGATTGACGAGAATAGAGTGTAg